Within Conexibacter woesei DSM 14684, the genomic segment GCAGATCTACACGCACCTCTCCGCCGAGCGCCTGCGTGACGTCTACTTCGACGCCCATCCGCGAGCGCAGCTCGGTTCCGACGACGTTTGATGCGCGCCAGACGGGCCGTCGTCGTCGTGCTCGACGCCGTCGGCGCGGGCGCGCTGCCTGACGCCGCCGACTACGGCGACGCGGGCACGAACACGCTCGGCCATCTCGCGGAGCTGACGGGCGGCCTGGAGCTGCCGAACCTCCAGCGGCTCGGCCTCGGCTCGATCCTGCCGCTGACGGGCGTCGCGCCGGCCGCCGCGCCGGTCCTGCATGGGCGGCTGCACCCGCTCGGCCCCGGCAAGGACTCGACGACCGGCCACTGGGAGCTGATGGGCGTCGTCGCGAGATCGCCGCGGCCGACGTACCCGGACGGCTTCCCACCCGAGGTGATCGAGACGATCGAGCGCGCGAGCGGGCGGAAGGTCGTCTGCAACGCGCCGAACGACGGCCTCAGCGCGATCGAGGAGCACGGGGAGGAGGCGCTGCGCGACGGCGCGCTGATCGTCTACACCTCGCAGGACTCGGTCCTCCAGATCGCTGCGCACGTGAACGCGCTGTCCGTGCAGGACCTCCACCGGCTGTGCGCGCGCGTGCGCAAGCTGATGATCGGCGAGCACGCCGTCGGGCGTGTCATCGCGCGGCCGTTCGCCGGTGTCCCGGGCGCGTTCGAGCGGACGCGCGACCGGCATGACTTCGCGCTCCCGCCGCAGAGCCGCAGCCACCTCGACGAGCTGCGTGAGGCGGGCGTCGCGACGCACGCCGTCGGCAAGGTCGGCCAGCTGTTCGGCGGCCGCGGCTTCGACCACGCGCACGCGGGCGCGACGAACGCCGAGGCGATCGACGCGACCGGCGCGCTGCTGCGCGAGCTCGACGCAGGCTTCGTCTTCACGAACCTGATCGAGACCGACCAGGTCTACGGCCACCGCAAGGACGCCGACGGCTTCCACCACGCGCTGCGAGAGATCGACACGGCCGTCGCCGGCTGGGAGGCGCTGCTGGGACCCGGCGACCTGCTCGTGCTGACCGCCGACCACGGCTGCGACCCGGCCCATCCCGGCACCGACCACACGCGCGAGCACGCGCCCCTGCTCGCGCTCTTCGACGGCCACGGCGGACGCCGCCACGACGGCCCGCTGGCGGATGTCGGCGCGAGCGTGCTGCGCTGGCTCGCCGCCCGCGACGCTCCCGCGCTGCCCGGCACGCCGTTCGTCTGAGGCCGCTCAGCCCAGCGCGTCGCCGTGCGCGGCGAGGACCCGCTTCGGCGCGCGGATCCGCCATGCGTCGAGCAGCAGCTCGCGCAGCTCCTGCGCGTCGACCTCGGGCAGCCGCACGAGCACCATCGGGTAGCCGTCGTAGTGCGGCGTCGTGAAGAACTTCCGCGGCTCCGAGGCGATCAGCGCCTCCTTGTCCGCGACGTCGTCGCACCAGACGACGAGCACACCCTCCTCGCGCATCCGCGCGAACAGTCTGTCCTTCACGCGGAAGCCGGGCGTCCCGTAGGACGGGCGCTCGGTCGTCTCCGGCAGTGCCAGCGCGATCCGTCGCACGTCGTCCTCTGTCGTCATGTCCGAGTGTCTACCACGGCGCCACCAGGGATACTCCGCTTCATGGTCTGGAGATGGCTGCGCCACCACGTGACCGAGGGTCACGCCGGAAACGTCGTGTACGGCTCGATCGTCGTGCTGGCGCTCGTGCTCGTGCTCGACCACGAGGGAGCGTCCGCGAGAACGGCGATCGTCTCGATCGCCGGCGCCGTGATCGTCGTCGCGATCGCGGAGGCGTACGCGGAGGTGCTGCAGGTGATGATCACCGGCCATCGCGAGCTGCGCGGCTCCGACCGGGTCGACATCGCCGCCGGCATCGCGGTCCACGGCGTCGCGGCGATCATGCCGATCGTCTTCTTCGTGCTCGCCGCGCTCGACGCGATGAAGCTCGAGACGGCGTACACGACCGCGAGATGGTTCGGCGTCTGCGTGCTCGGCCTGTACGCCTTCGGCGCCTACCGCGCGGCAGGCGTGACGGTCACCCGCAGCCTCATCGCCGGCGGCGTGCTGACGCTGATCGGCGTCGTGCTCGTGATGCTGAAGTCGCTCGTCGGTCACTGAGGCGCGCGCCGGACCGCGCGCGCCGGACCCGATATCTTCGAGCGCCGCATGCCCGAGCTGCCCGAAGTCGAGACCGTCCGCCGCCAGCTCGAGCCCCGCCTGGTCGGCCGCACGCTCGTCGCGTACGCCGTGCGCGACGCCCGCTGGACCGAGCCGCGCTCCCCCAACGAGGTCGTCGCGCCGCTCGTCGGTCGCCGGATCGAGGGGTTCCATCGCCGCGGCAAGTACCTGATCTGGGAGGCGGAGGACGAGCTGTTCCTGCTGATCCACCTGCGGATGACGGGGAACCTGCTCTACGACGCGCCAGAGGGGACCCTCTACACGCGCGCGCACTTCGGCTTCGACGACGGCCACGACCTGCGCTTCGTCGACCCGCGCCGCTTCGGCACCGGCTGGCTGCTCGCCGGCCAGTCGGAGCTGGACGCCTACCTCGACGCGCGGCTCGGCGTCG encodes:
- a CDS encoding phosphopentomutase; its protein translation is MRARRAVVVVLDAVGAGALPDAADYGDAGTNTLGHLAELTGGLELPNLQRLGLGSILPLTGVAPAAAPVLHGRLHPLGPGKDSTTGHWELMGVVARSPRPTYPDGFPPEVIETIERASGRKVVCNAPNDGLSAIEEHGEEALRDGALIVYTSQDSVLQIAAHVNALSVQDLHRLCARVRKLMIGEHAVGRVIARPFAGVPGAFERTRDRHDFALPPQSRSHLDELREAGVATHAVGKVGQLFGGRGFDHAHAGATNAEAIDATGALLRELDAGFVFTNLIETDQVYGHRKDADGFHHALREIDTAVAGWEALLGPGDLLVLTADHGCDPAHPGTDHTREHAPLLALFDGHGGRRHDGPLADVGASVLRWLAARDAPALPGTPFV
- a CDS encoding MmcQ/YjbR family DNA-binding protein, translating into MTTEDDVRRIALALPETTERPSYGTPGFRVKDRLFARMREEGVLVVWCDDVADKEALIASEPRKFFTTPHYDGYPMVLVRLPEVDAQELRELLLDAWRIRAPKRVLAAHGDALG